DNA from Magnolia sinica isolate HGM2019 chromosome 19, MsV1, whole genome shotgun sequence:
CATCGGCGGTTTGGACTTACCGACGGATGAGATTGTTTGAAGAAAAGTCCATCCAAGTAGGACACTACAAACCAACGGTCTGTATCAAACATCCATACGCCACCACTCACAGAAATGAGAAAACCCTGCGCATACCACCAACCTTCCCATTTTCTAGTGGGCCCCAACGAAGTTTCCACTAGAGACAAAAGCCATCTATGATAATTCCATTTGGCGGTGCCGCCCCAGCATCGCAGGACACGTGTCCCAGGACGCGTGACACGCAACTATCCATGGCCCACTTAGTCCACGGTAGAACGCCAAAAGCGTTCTAGAAAGGGCCCCACTTTCTAACGATGGAAAGATGGTCTAAAactcaaatgataaaaagagaaaagagatgtGAAAAGATGCTTATTTGGTTGGAAAGAGTTGTTATCATGCAATTGGTGTGTATACgtttttagaaaaaagaaaaagagaaaaaggtatGTATACGTTTCAACTACGTCAGCTTACCGCGGCTCAGTTTTGACGAAGGTAAGTACGCGTTGAGGTCTGCCACGGTCTTCCTCTAAGGGGTATCTATTCCGAATCTATAGGGCTTATCCAAACTCATCACAAAAATACCTTGAATCCATGagcaaaataagaaaataaaaataaatttttagaaatttaaaataaattaattgatgctTTTACATCCTTTAAATAATGTTGTGAACCCTAgtgagaagttttggaatcaaagtacaactaaaactctttaaAATGGTGATTTACTATAAATACTTATAGACTATCATGATTttcactagacttcatggtttttggccaaaaatataaGTGTTGTATCTGGCTTAACcatgctgttctcctaatttttttaagCACTTTTCGTGTtgtacacaactcctaaagctcaatggatgaagagttacaatcaaactaaaacttaacaAAAAAggtaattaaaaatgaaaatagaatggaatttcgattgttaatatgaACTCTCACAAATTCAGTGCGGGCAACCCGGTGTAGcgggttggctggctaaagtagcttctcctactccaaaatcatatatggcacgttgGATAACTCATTCTTTTTTGTgagatatgtttgttttaaggttctgatggttcAGATCACATCCGTCTCCGATTGggtcttttctggtccatcttggccataaaactgtctgcaacccgctctacatcaagttTTTTGTAAGAGGGTCTCCGGTtgagtaatccaaaccgttggtctATTGTGTTCCACTGTGGATAGACCAtgacacacaaaaaaaaaaaaaaaaacctccttgatCCGACAATCTTATCCTTTCAATTCATGGTCTGAAGATAGACGGCCACAACTGTTCTAAAAGAGATGTGGGCCAATAAGAGCATGGCCCACCACCTAAAGTGGGAAACAGACGAGTCTAACATCGGATCTTTCCACCCAAAAGACCCCAAGCTTCAAGAAATGGTTAAGGGATTAAAATAAataatggatgatgagatggaaaGTGTACACACCAAACATTCAGCGTAAATGACTTTataacgagtggggcccactgataagGACATCACTGAGATTTTTCAGGTTGATCTTGCACGTTCATTCATTGGTGCGGGTCCATTCACTACCGTCGTATACCAACCGAGCAATGCCGTGGTAAGTTGCACATGAAATGATGTTTAGGGCGCGTTTGGCTGTACGCACACATCATGTTTTGGATTGGTGCATGGAAAGAATACAATATAAATCACGTTATGCAGACCAATCCTTTCATGCAAGACAGGTAAATTAAGAAACATTCGTGCATACACAcgttaggggccgtttggatgacacttatttattttattttattaagagTTCCATTAGAGAAGTCTATCTTCAAAGGAGAACCTTAAAGGATGTCTTTTCATGATTTCTGGGGCAACCAAACACACCACctcatttatttttttgcttAGAAGATTATTTTTAAAAGTTTAACTTTCATATATTTCAAAAAAGGCTTTTCCCACTAGAAggatgcgaaaggaaagttgGTCTCATGGGTTATTTTTCCAAAAGGGGTTGTGTTAATAAAGTTAATGAAGAATGGAATAAGTGGCTAATATCAAAAGAAAAATGGTCAGATGGTTTGATTTAAGGTCTAACCTATAACTTTTGACGCTATAACTTTGTGACCGATTGTCCATTTTATACATATAATACGTTATTGGAAAGCTATCAATAAGCTTAACATGCTGGTCAatgctatttttttaaaaaaaaaaattataaatagatcattttaagagttAATTTTGATATTAAAGTTAAAGTTTACTATCTTTATTAAATTACTGTAACAATATTTTAATTATACATTGTTTTAGAAGTTAATTTTGAGATTAAAGTTAAAATTTACTATATTTATTAAATTactgttttattatttttaggtattTTACGATTCAAATAGCTTTGGAATAGCTTAAAAGCCCTTGAGCGATGAGAAAGGGCTTGAATCAATATAgaatcattttctattttttgcaaATAATTTACTAAATCCGAAAAGTGACAAATTTTGAAGGTTTAGGATTTATATAGGTCATATGAGAAGACTTTTTAAACAAATATTTCtgtaataatatcaattttatctctcattttaaaataatttaatctCCTTGTGGATATAGCTGTAAACAAACCGAGTTGGCTTGATTAACTCACTCAAATCGACTTGGATAAGCAagactcgacttggcttgaaattgGGTTTAGCTAGGTTGAATTCAGCTaaatttttgagctcgaaaaaattttgtgTGAAGTCCGAATTgacccgagctcaactcgacttggattgctcgataactcaaactcggcttggaTCGATCCAAGCTTGATTAGGTGATATAaatatttactttttaaaaaaaacctaccCCCTTTTCATTTCTCCCAGCCCAAATGAGCACCCTAGTTCGGCAGCCCCCAAACcccttttctctccctctctccctctttttgccTGGTCGTCCCAGCCTCTGGTCCGACTTCCAAGCCCGTTCATCACCATATATACTGTTTGCCCTTGTCTGGTCATCCTAGCGTATGGTCTGAACTCAACTCATCACTACAATACCCGTTTGTTTGGTAAACAAACGACCCCTCTCCCATTTTTTATTGTATTTGGGCAGGGCTTCTAGCCGCCTTTCATCAATTAGTTTCGTGAAGCAACTTCAACATGGAGGAAATGGTGTTCCCAGCTAAGATATGCTGCCGAAGGGGAGAAATGATATGACCAGAGAACCGTCTCCCATTTTTTATTGTATTTGGGTGGCTGTGCCAGCCATGACAACTTGGTCAAATGTTGTCCATGGCTTAAAAGCACAACTCGAACTCCGCTCAAAAGCTGGAGCttaaacttggcttgaactcagctcaagaTGGCCCGAGCACCTTCTGACCAAACTAGGTTTAGTTGGATAGTCAGGCTCGAAGACCGAgccaaactgagttcgagctagggtcagctgcTGGTCGAGCTGAGCTGAGcgaagttgtgccaagctcgactcggtttaacTCATGTACAACTATACTTGTGGATTTAAGGTCTACACAAAAGAAGAAGACGTGATATCTTCTCTTTTGTCCATGAATCTGCTACGTTATTTGGAATAAGAGCGAGTTTTTTTCTTGAGGTCTTTTAACAAAAATTTCTATGATCAATGTAGGAGATAAAATTAAGCAACGATCATTCAGTTGACTAAACTCATGGATTGTAAATATAATTTTGGAGACAAGACGTTCTAACTATCGAAGGAGCTCACGGTCAGTTAATTTGTGGTCAAATAATCATGCCAAACTGCGGTACACAACTCTATGGAGGCCAAATTAACTAAGAACTGAGAGATCAAAATCTTCACGAAGAAAAAGAAGAGTGGGCCTATGTGATGGAGTAACTATTGATTGCTTGTTAAATCCACATATGGATTAGCTGCTTTCGGCGTTTATCAGCATGTGCAATCAAACCAATAAAATCTACCATTAAATTGCTTGATAAATTCATAGATGGATGGTAAGCATAGGTAAAGTTCTAATATATGGAGTCAAAACATCAATCCGCCAATGGCCCTACAAAAAGAATCAATGGGCTGATGGTTAAGGACAGCTCAATGGCCAAGGAGATGGACATTTTCATGGTCTTCGCCACAAAAATCAATAcccttcttatggtgtggcctaccacaATTTTGGATCATAATGATTTTTGGGTCTTAGGACGCAGTgtacctgatggatggggtggatctcatgaaagctctccTCATGGGACTCTCAATTTGTAGAAGTAATCTTGGTAGGTACCTAGCATGAGGTGCTCTAGTgcctttcttgtttttttttccacTGCCATCCTGATATAGCAACTTTATGGAATGAGTAGTTGCAAAACGGttttaaaatcctatccaaaTGGACTCATAGTTATGTACTGgagatcatgattgttggttGGTAGCATTATTTTTGTAATCCTTGCTAGAAATAAATTTGATCTCTGGTACATAATTACTAACAAATAAAATGAGATAATATTCATTTTTAGGTGTTTACATGATAGGTCCTTAGATTATGTTGGTAGACATACACTAGGGACATGACACTTCCAAAAACATggacacacacacgcgcgcgcacaatatatatatatatatatatatatatatatagagagagagagagagagagagagagagagagagagagaggctatgGCTAGCAATGACTATAAAGAGGAACTGAGTTTTGTAGGCAATTCgagttttagatttgtctcattttttagcccaaggTTCTAGCAAGAAGTGACACAATAAATATATGAAGTGGATTTTATATGATCATTATTGTGGGCTCCACACAACCATTATTATAGCGGCTCTCTTGCAATATTATTAGGTAGGCTACCTACAAAAAAGAGAAGAGCAGACTCCTCGATGGTATAATTAATTGTAGGTAAATCTAAGTTGTTTAAAGACTTTTTACTGGTAAAATCTGAACCATGCGTTAGACAATAATTTTTAGTATCTTTCATAGGGTGGCTCGCAAGTATGcacatacatgcacatgcatATACATATGGTTACTTTGGCCATTGGTTTTTTAAAAGGCTTCGATTCTAGTTTCAAAGCCTAATTATAATAGAAATCCTCACGTTAGAACAAGTTAATTTACAGAAGTAAATAGAGACTATATaggacttgatattttgataagaTAGAAAATCCAAGCATATAAATAAGAGTCTCTTGACTTTCTACATTCAAGTTCAAAATGTGTGAGTTATTCATCTATCACAGACACTTGAGGGAGATGGTTATTGACACTAGCAGGGATGTAAGATGACGCAGGGATGGGCGTggtgaggttgatcaccatctttctcaaggggataattactccaaatccacgaAGATTTctagattcctcgaatccacgaggagagatagaaaatagaaataaattttaaataaatcaaaaataaattgattgataaaaaaaacgagtttacaatcccttaaatagtgatatgaaccccattaagaagttttggaatcaaactacaactcaaactccataAAATCATCACTTAATATaaacagtaaacttactatttatatatggtCATGATTTTCACTAGATTTCTTGGTTTTCGGTAAAAAATAGTGTCCTAAttggcctaaccacattgttctcctaaattttctaagcctttGTTATGTTGGATACAGCTAAAGCTCAAAGAATCAAAAGTTATAATAGaactaaaaattactataaataataaaaacagaaataaaatgaattttcgacaatgaatctgatggaatctcacaaattcagcgtgggcaaccccacatagcgggttggttggctaactTAGCTTCTCCTATCCAAAATCATATACGATATGTCGAATAACTTATTTTAGTTTATGAGATAtacctgttttaaggttccgacgATATGGATCACTTTcgcctccgattgggccttctctagtccatcttgccCATGAAATtgttcgcgacccactctacatcataagAATGACTATCAGAACTGTTCATCGTCGAGTCTGACCAGATAAGATGAGAACTCATCAATTTAGCATATGGCTCAAGTTATGCTGTTAATCCTAATTATAGTTTGTGGTTTTCTAATTGATTCTACTGTTTATAGATGTTTTACAATCCTAATTAGGAAATTATAACAGCCGTATGAGGTTGGAATTTTTTTGGCAGTAGTGAAGAAAAGACACACACAGGAAGTCTGGCTTATGTCTTTGATCATCCAAATAAAAGAATCATTTTTGGAAGACTCCACTAAAGCATGCGTGTTGACAGCATCCATACGCATACTCACCCCTGAATCATTCTCCCTTAACTCTTCTCATGTTTTCATGACATCACTTTTCACCCACCTTGTAAAATGCCCTCAGTCATTCACCAATTTACCATCTGAGGTACTGTAGTCTTGGGCTTTCATTTTGTACAAATGGGGGCAttgattcaatgatccaaaccgttggaatGATGGATCTCGCCATTGATGGCCCACTTTCCAATGATTATATTAAAAGATCCTATTGTTACCAATCTTTATTAGTTTTAACTGTTGTCTTGTTTTCCTTCTCGACCATCTATTTCTTGACACGTATTGGTGtgtgggccatccatgatgtggccTATtacatcaatggtttggatgagtGAACCATATGGCCGACTTATACAAGCAAAAAACCCGAACGGATGGTTACAACCATTCGGCCCGAGCATTGTAAGTCTCAAGTTCAACCAGTTGGACTATAAGTAACGGTCCATCAAGTGGATAACTTCTGATTTGTTTGTgccaaatccaatccgtccaataggttggtcaCATCACGAATATCACTGTAGGAAAAAATGAgacatccactcatcaagtaaACCACACTTGGATTATGCAATTTCTCAATGGCTAGATgctgttttctatgatatggcccacctgatgagtagataggGCTGTTTTTTCTACTAGGTGATATCATGATGGAGCCAACATATTGGAAGGGTTGAATGCCACATGCACTGAACGGTCGGATGTCATCCACCGAGTGGACCGTACATTGTGGTCTATCAGGTTGGACTTGAGATCGTCTCTTCCTGGACTGCAATGCGACAATCTTCTCTTTTAGTTTTTACTGACCATTTATTACGAATGAACTATGTAATGATAATGCACAGTAATAGTATTCTTGATATTCAGTTTATAGAAATGGGGCcatttttcaatgatccagaccgttgatctgatgccaCCTTCCGTGGATAGATAATGCTTCAAAAGCCACCTGCATTATTGCAAAATCCTAATCACCACAGCCTGATCCATGgcttaagtggtagactgagtgaaagatacctcatttcaacaatgaggtcttggtaacgattccctagtgggggtggctaacagtagagtgtgaactgacattgggtgtgctaacaagctaacaatatatatatattttaaatcttaacctaaatgattatgaatgttttaatgagagggtagcccctctcaactattgtactGGTGTGACCCACCCAGTCATGGATTTACTTAATTTTAATCCCGTcacccatcatggaatggtgcatctaactgatggggtagatgttcaatgcacatcatgttggggcccatataacttgacCTCATGTGAAGTTCGgtaaggtcgacctcatagtgtGTGTGTATGTAAAACCTTTTTACACGtctcatgggtgtctaatccgaatggtccatgtgatgcggaatcccataaagcCTTTAAGGACAAATTTTTACTCAGAttttaaaattctggtgggccatagcaaagagaaatgaaaatcaatggaggaaaatgttttcatttttcatggaccactaaagttttggataaagtaaAAATTAGGCCTGAGGGGTttaatgaggtgctgcttcacatggaacGTTCAGAATTTGGAGTCACATAACGTATGACGTCTTGTCGAAAAAGTTGGCATGAGTTTCATGTGAGATGGTGCATAGCTGAGCAttcgtgtacacacacacacacataccgtGCCTAACATGCAAAGCTAGTCCAATAGAGTTCAATCAAGGGCATGGTGGACAGTCACTTTCTTCGAACAAGCGACCGATACCAAAAATTCGATGTTACCGGTTGGGGTCAACCACGATTGCCGATCGATTGCGTGGTAGTAGTCAAACCACTAAGTGGGCCACGAGTGATCCTGATTGATTGTGTCCAATTAGTCAAACACTAAGCCAATAGTAGATGGTCTGAATCCACCCAATGGCTAAGTGGGGTGCGCAACGTCGCCGCAGGTGCGGGCCGCGTTAAAAGGCGGTCCCTCCAGTTTTTGTGTCCCAAACTGTAGCTGGATTGGTGATATAtagataaaaaaaaagaaaaagaaagattatgtggtgggccacattttattTATGGTGGACCAGTCATTTCTTTTTCATTAGTGGTGGACCCTTTTTGTACCACTTTCCTTTAAATACATTCACATACCTTTGTTTTTGCACTCTTCACACACTAAACAAAAATCTCTTCTAGTGATATATACATATCTCCATGGGGAATTGTTTAGTTCCTCAAGAGAAGGTGATCAAGGTTATGAAGATGGACGGTCAGATCCTTGAGTACAAACCACCGATGCAAGTACACCAAGTTCTGTCTGATCATGTGGGCCATGCGATCACAGATACACTCCCGGTCTCCCAACATCTCCCACCTCAGGCCAATATGCGAAGTGGCCACCTCTATTTTCTTCTTCCACCTCCGTTGCCGTTGCCGTCGCACTACGTGGATTGCAAGGTATCGGACATGCCGGACTCTCCGATCGTCGAGATGGGCCGCTGCCATGAGACGCCAGTGGTTAGGATCAAGGTTTTGATCACTAAACAAGAGCTGAAGGAGATTCTAACAAAAGGAGGGCTATCAGTTGATGAAATGATCAGCAGTCTTAAAAATAAACCAACGGTGGATGTTGTTAGTGATGATGGGAGTGATCATGGATGTAGAGGTTGGAGGCCCATCTTAGAAAGCATACCTGAAGGGAATGATCTCAACTAgaaaatttccttcttttttttttttttttctcctttaagCTTATGAGCTTTCTTTAGTGGACATATAAATAATTTAATGCCATTGATAGAAGtcttatatactttatatttcTCTATTTTTCATGAAAAAGCAAGAGAGATCATCAATAGTATGGTCCCAATATACACCATTCAATAGTAATCCATGactctcatttttattttatttttctttttgcgaTTTTTAGTATAAAATTATCTTATGCTAATGAAAGTTCCAAAAATAGTACTCCCTTTCTACACCCTTAATCTCATGAATATGGTGGTAACATTGACGGTGATGATTCAAGTACTAGAAACTTGGactcatttcattttctattgACCAGGTGACTCACTGAGTCAGACTCAGCCGGGTAAGATAAGAGTTAGAAGAGCCTATAGATAGTTAAGCATCAAAAAGTTTGAATTATGATTCTCCATCTCCTATttttgtatgtgtgtatgtggGGCCCAGGGTTTGATAATCCAGACAATTCATTTGTTGTGTCTTACTGTGGGTGGACTCTAGTGGCTTAAAAGATTATAGCCATCAAATTTGGGTCTTTTTCTTAGTCATTTTAATTTAGTGGGTCAAAGTTCTAAAACCCTGTTCACTCATAATTCGCAGCATGGGCAGTGTGGAAATGGATAACTGTAatgataatttatttttagatatttattaattttacatgtaaaaaaattaaattcaTTAAACAACAGTCAGCTGAATCTTGCATGAGCGAATTAAAATTACTATTATTTAACTataataattatttaattattaatttgttgGTATTATTGAAAAATAGATTTTAGTTTTGATAAGAGAAAATCTCCAATATATTAAATAACGTTGCTTGGAATCTTGCACAAGAGAATTAAAAATATGGATAAACTAATGATTATTTCGTATAAttaacgatttttttttttttttttaatttttttttttttacaaatcgaaacatcaaaataaagaaaaactgTTTTCTTTCATTTGGGATTCCATGtgatcaaacaagccctaaagatTCCTATCAAAGATgtttttaaggcatggtccatccaagaTGGGACCCAATTAATAGATCACCAACCGTCTAGATTAAAAAACCATGTGCCCCACTTTTCAAAATTGGAAATTAGTTGATGAATACTTATATTTCTTGTTTTCTAAATTATCTTTCATTAATTAAGaaacttcaaaatttttttttctttattttagtaATTTGTTTGTAGGAGAAAACCAAGATCCGAATAAAGAACTTAGTGGGGCAGACCTTTATTGGATTGTGTTGTAGTCAATGTAAGTTGAAGTGGCATACGTGTAGCACATCCACTTAAGTTGTAGTGGTTGACCACTGGATTCAAATTAATATGATGGGCCATGCAGCCACTCAATCATATTTTGAAATATGAGACACCTACAGCCCAGCTGCATCCACATTTAACATGATCCCCTTCTTTCCTGTCAACTTGTTGTATGTGTAGCACATCTGACCCACAcaaaaggtgggttccacatgaagaTCATTGGTTTAAGAAGTGAGGAAGATCTGCTCAGATGTGGGCCACACCCTCACTGTCGGCTGTTCACTGATTTTTGAGGTTGGGACGTCCATGAAGATTGTGGGCTGGCTTAATTAGTATTTTGCAGTAGGTTATCTTCGGATGCGTATAGTGTGAtcacatggaaacggattggctactccccctgacaccagccccgaggctcgtggtcggtgctctgtgggcccaccatgatgtatgtatttcatccattacgttcatctatttttaaagatcattttagatattaattctaaaaattagaggtatattaatcacaggtggaccacaccacatgaaaacaatagtgactggatatccatcattaaaatcatcctaaggcccactgtactatttatttgatatccaatctgtttattaggtcatacaggcccagatgaaaggggaaaataaaaatcatctcgatccaaaacttttatggctcccaattcccaaaatgtttttaatggttgacgctcattcaacactgtttcctgtaatgtggtccacttcagattgggatatactcatttttggtctcatgccataaaatgatctttaaaaatagatggatggcatggatgaaacacatacatcatggtggggcccacatagcaccgaccaccagccattggctggtgtcagggggagtagccaatccgttcccgtgaTCACATAGGAACTTCCTGACACAGgaaggtaggtggggcccactgtgatgtttttcaggaattcaccccgtccatccatttttttcagatcatgtccaggacatgggcccaaaaacgaggcagatccagaactcaagtgagTTGGCcgacaggaaaaagtgggtaggaaaatgcctaccgttgaaaactccttGGGGACTACTATGATGTtttatatatacctcatttttgggcttatgtcttAATATTTCCTGTCACGCCAGGCACTTAAGTtttatatatacctcatttttgtgcttatgtcctaacatgatctgaaaaaataaatggacggctagaatttctcacaaatatcatagtgggcccacctagcttcttgttgcaggcaatccacgtccattatctatcttcatggtggggtcgtATGGGTGGTGCTGCATGCTAGGCTAGCAAACAACCGGCTGCAGGTGACCAGTTTTCTTAATCTGTCTCTCTCGTTATGATTTCTGGATGGAAATATATGCAATTTCCTTCATCGTCATCCAGAAGGATAAGGCTCCAATTTCCAAACCAGGTTTGATAGAATACATCCTAACCTATTGCAATATGGTCTtagatgtttttatttattttttcttagtgatccaagccatttatatgaTTGCGACCTCCCTCCCCCcctaaaggaaaaaaataataatcttgaaTTTAATATTTTAACCATTTGATTATGAAAAGGTTATAGTGCGATTAATGTTCAAACTTCAAAGCAACAGAGCCAATTATCCAAGGGTCGAAATAATCTAATCCAGAGCTAATATAGAAAAAAGGTGAAGAAAAATCATATAAACGGCTAGGATCAAAGTAAATTGGGTCAGAAAGTTCACTCGGAGAGTTAGTGTGCACTATTGATTCTAACAGCCATAACTTTTTGAATGTTtgtgtattatatatatttcattGGAATACTAATAATGACTTCTACATGCTGGCCAATGCAAAATGCAACTACCCTTGACAGGTTTTTAAAAATATAGAAGAATAAAACATTACCATTTTCAGTAAGTTTAGA
Protein-coding regions in this window:
- the LOC131234777 gene encoding uncharacterized protein LOC131234777; its protein translation is MGNCLVPQEKVIKVMKMDGQILEYKPPMQVHQVLSDHVGHAITDTLPVSQHLPPQANMRSGHLYFLLPPPLPLPSHYVDCKVSDMPDSPIVEMGRCHETPVVRIKVLITKQELKEILTKGGLSVDEMISSLKNKPTVDVVSDDGSDHGCRGWRPILESIPEGNDLN